The Streptomyces sp. DH-12 genome has a window encoding:
- a CDS encoding aldo/keto reductase, translated as MTMHTRPLGTTGPRVSALGLGCMGMSALYGTADRTEAIATIHAALDAGVTLLDTGDFYGMGHNELLIGEALRTAPAGLREQALTSVKFGTLRDPDGGWGPMDGRPAAVRNFAAYSLQRLGVDHIDVYRISRADPDVPIEETVGAIAELVEKGHVRHIGLSEVGADAVRRAAATAPITDLQIEYSLISRAVEDQILPTTRELGISVTAYGVLSRGLISGHFTADRQLSADDFRARSPRFQGDNLRHNLGLVEALREIAARKGVTVAQIAIAWVLSRGEDIVPLVGARTRERLTESLGALDVTLDADDLAAIERAVPPGAAAGARYPEPQMAHLGTEE; from the coding sequence ATGACGATGCACACACGACCTCTCGGAACGACCGGCCCCCGGGTGTCCGCCCTGGGACTCGGCTGCATGGGCATGTCCGCGCTGTACGGCACGGCGGACCGGACCGAGGCGATCGCCACGATCCACGCCGCCCTGGACGCCGGCGTCACCCTGCTCGACACCGGCGACTTCTACGGCATGGGCCACAACGAGCTGCTGATCGGCGAGGCGCTGCGCACCGCCCCCGCCGGCCTGCGCGAACAGGCCCTCACCAGCGTCAAGTTCGGCACCCTGCGCGACCCGGACGGCGGCTGGGGCCCGATGGACGGCCGCCCGGCCGCGGTGCGGAACTTCGCCGCGTACTCGCTCCAGCGCCTGGGCGTCGACCACATCGACGTCTACCGCATCTCCCGCGCCGACCCCGACGTGCCGATCGAGGAGACCGTCGGCGCCATCGCGGAACTCGTCGAGAAGGGCCACGTACGGCACATCGGGCTCAGCGAGGTCGGCGCCGACGCCGTCCGCCGGGCCGCCGCCACCGCGCCGATCACGGACCTCCAGATCGAGTACTCGCTGATCTCCCGCGCCGTGGAGGACCAGATCCTGCCCACCACCCGCGAACTGGGCATCTCCGTCACGGCGTACGGGGTGCTCTCGCGCGGCCTGATCTCCGGCCACTTCACCGCCGACCGGCAGCTCTCCGCGGACGACTTCCGGGCCCGCTCGCCCCGCTTCCAGGGCGACAACCTCCGGCACAACCTGGGCCTCGTCGAGGCGCTGCGCGAGATCGCCGCCCGCAAGGGCGTCACCGTCGCGCAGATCGCCATCGCCTGGGTGCTGTCGCGCGGCGAGGACATCGTGCCGCTGGTCGGCGCCCGCACCCGGGAGCGGCTGACGGAGTCGCTGGGCGCGCTGGACGTCACGCTCGACGCGGACGACCTCGCGGCGATCGAGCGGGCGGTGCCGCCCGGCGCCGCGGCGGGCGCCCGCTACCCGGAGCCGCAGATGGCACACCTCGGCACCGAGGAGTGA
- a CDS encoding TetR family transcriptional regulator, with protein sequence MAATETLTAERILEATEEVLRRHGPAKATVVDVARALGVSHGSVYRHFRTKAALREAVTKRWLDRTSEALGGIAGDGSRDPESRLRDWLAALFTAKRRKAGDDPELFATYSVLAGEQVGAVAEHIDELTGQLARIVADGVAAGVFHSEDPAASARAVFQTTGRFHDPAHAGEWDTPEADADFEAAVNLLVRGLRA encoded by the coding sequence ATGGCAGCGACCGAGACCCTGACCGCCGAGCGCATCCTGGAGGCGACCGAGGAGGTGCTGCGCCGGCACGGCCCGGCGAAGGCCACCGTGGTGGACGTGGCCCGCGCCCTCGGCGTCAGCCACGGCAGCGTCTACCGGCACTTCCGCACCAAGGCGGCGCTGCGCGAGGCGGTCACCAAGCGGTGGCTGGACCGTACGTCCGAGGCGCTGGGCGGGATAGCCGGCGACGGCTCCCGCGACCCCGAGTCTCGGCTGCGGGACTGGCTCGCCGCCCTCTTCACCGCCAAGCGCCGCAAGGCGGGCGACGATCCGGAGCTGTTCGCCACCTACAGCGTGCTGGCCGGCGAGCAGGTCGGGGCGGTCGCCGAGCACATCGACGAGCTGACCGGGCAGCTGGCGCGGATCGTCGCCGACGGGGTGGCCGCAGGCGTCTTCCACAGCGAGGACCCCGCGGCCAGCGCCCGCGCCGTCTTCCAGACCACCGGCCGCTTCCACGACCCGGCCCACGCGGGGGAGTGGGACACCCCGGAGGCGGACGCCGACTTCGAGGCGGCGGTGAACCTGCTGGTGCGGGGGCTGCGCGCCTGA